One Chanodichthys erythropterus isolate Z2021 chromosome 10, ASM2448905v1, whole genome shotgun sequence DNA segment encodes these proteins:
- the bmpr1bb gene encoding bone morphogenetic protein receptor, type IBb produces the protein MPWSRGQAARVSGMELQVRTGTRWMPLLVLLGVMCLRSSAQANVLDTMLQRNSGKVTAGGSKESSGSAAPVTPERMLLCQCNHHCPEDSTNNTCRTDGYCFTMVEEEEGGSPVRTSGCLGLVGSEFQCRDTGNARLRRILECCTEQNYCNQDLHPTLPPLKRPDLDSSIHQVALLISVTVCCIILALVIIFCYYRYKRQETRARYSIGLEQDETFIPAGESLKDLIEQSQSSGSGSGLPLLVQRTIAKQIQMVKQIGKGRYGEVWMGRWRGERVAVKVFFTTEEASWFRETEIYQTVLMRHENILGFIAADIKGTGSWTQLYLITDYHENGSLYDYLKSTTLDTKALLRLAYSAVSGLCHLHTEIFGTQGKPAIAHRDLKSKNILVKKNGSCCIADLGLAVKFISDTNEVDIPPNTRVGTKRYMPPEVLDESLNRCHFQSYIMADMYSFGLILWEMARRCVSGGIVEEYQLPYHDLVPTDPSYEDMREVVCIKRQRPSFANRWSSDECLRLMGKLMTECWAHNPASRLTALRVKKTLAKMSESQDIKL, from the exons CGAACGTGCTGGACACCATGTTACAGAGGAATTCTGGGAAGGTGACGGCGGGCGGCAGTAAAGAGAGCAGCGGCAGCGCGGCACCTGTGACTCCAGAGAGGATGTTGTTATGTCAGTGTAACCATCACTGTCCTGAGGACTCCACCAACAACACCTGCAG gACTGATGGCTACTGCTTCACTATGGTGGAGGAAGAGGAGGGCGGCTCTCCAGTGCGCACGTCTGGCTGTCTGGGTTTAGTGGGCTCAGAGTTTCAGTGCAGG GACACTGGGAACGCTCGTCTGAGGAGGATCCTGGAATGCTGCACAGAGCAGAATTACTGTAACCAGGATCTCCACCCGACGCTGCCTCCGCTCAAGAGACCCG ATCTGGACAGCAGCATCCATCAGGTGGCTCTGCTCATCTCAGTGACGGTCTGCTGTATCATACTGGCCCTCGTCATCATATTCTGCTACTACAG ataTAAGCGGCAGGAGACGCGTGCGCGCTACAGCATCGGTCTGGAGCAGGACGAGACCTTCATTCCCGCTGGAGAGTCTCTGAAGGATCTGATTGAACAGTCTCAGAGCTCCGGCAGTGGATCAGGACTCCCTCTGCTG GTGCAGCGAACCATCGCCAAGCAGATCCAGATGGTGAAGCAGATCGGGAAGGGCCGTTACGGCGAGGTGTGGATGGGCCGCTGGAGGGGCGAACGCGTCGCCGTCAAGGTCTTCTTCACCACGGAAGAGGCCAGCTGGTTCAGAGAGACCGAGATCTACCAGACCGTCCTGATGAGACACGAGAACATCCTGG GATTCATCGCGGCAGATATAAAGGGCACGGGCTCGTGGACGCAGCTGTATCTGATCACAGACTATCACGAGAACGGCTCGCTGTACGACTACCTCAAATCCACCACGCTGGACACCAAAGCGCTGCTGCGTCTGGCGTACTCGGCCGTCTCCGGCCTCTGCCACCTGCACACGGAGATCTTCGGCACGCAGGGAAAACCGGCCATCGCTCACCGAGACCTGAAGAGCAAAAACATCCTGGTGAAGAAGAACGGCAGCTGCTGCATCGCTGACCTGGGGCTCGCCGTCAAGTTCATCAG TGACACTAATGAAGTGGACATCCCGCCCAACACTCGGGTCGGTACCAAACGCTACATGCCTCCGGAGGTCCTGGACGAGAGCTTGAACCGCTGCCATTTCCAGTCCTACATCATGGCCGACATGTACAGCTTCGGCCTGATCCTGTGGGAGATGGCCAGGAGATGCGTGTCCGGCG GGATTGTGGAGGAATATCAGCTGCCGTATCATGATCTGGTGCCGACGGACCCGTCCTACGAGGACATGAGGGAGGTGGTGTGTATCAAGAGACAGAGACCCTCGTTTGCAAACCGCTGGAGCAGCGATGAG TGTCTGAGGCTGATGGGTAAACTGATGACCGAGTGTTGGGCTCACAATCCGGCCTCTCGTCTGACCGCCCTGCGGGTGAAGAAGACGCTCGCCAAGATGTCCGAGTCTCAAGACATTAAACTGTGA